Proteins encoded together in one Coffea arabica cultivar ET-39 chromosome 2c, Coffea Arabica ET-39 HiFi, whole genome shotgun sequence window:
- the LOC113727876 gene encoding uncharacterized protein isoform X1: MAGKRVIAICQSGGEFETDKDGFLSYKGGDAHAMEIDDKMKYKDFKTEVAEMFNSNLNTMTVKYFLPSNKKTLITISNDKDLKRMIKFHGDAETAEIFVMTEVVVPEASHMPGSRSSRTTLSEAGVPVDAPPNVMEEDVADDSNQAGLLLDANFDIVGDTNHGDVDIDIPAEIAAPINAVGSYNEKHAKATEMWQNNITGVGQRFNSVHEFREALRKYAIAHQFAFKYKKNDSHRVTVKCKEEGCPWRIHASRLSTTQLICIKKMNPTHTCEGATLKNGYQATRSWVASIIKEKLKAFPNYKPKDIVQDIKQDYGIQLNYFQAWRGKEIAKEQIQGSYKEAYRQLPYFCEKIMETNPGSLATFTTKENSSFHRLFIAFHASLYGFEHGCRPLLFLDSLLLRSKYQGTFLAATAADGNDDVFPVAFAVVDSESDDNWRWFLLQLKTALSRCRDMTAGVDREAIAINTLSASRSMTIVADREKGLRESIAEVFKDDEIYHAYCLRYLSEQLIRDLKGQFSHEVKRLMVEDLFATAYATRPEGFQRCIESIKSISVEAYNWIMQSEPEHWANAFFPGARYNHMTSNFGELFYSWVSDANELPITQMVDAIRGKIMELIYTRRTESNQWITRLTPSMEEKFEKESLKVRPHQVLTASGSTYEVRGESIELVDIANCNCTCKGWQLSGLPCCHALTVIGCLGRDPYDYCARYFTTNSYRLTYSESLNPIPSIERPGRKDSSQGAVTVTPPPTRRPPGRPTTKKNASQESMKRQLQCSRCKGTGHNKSTCKEFALEF, translated from the exons ATGGCTGGGAAAAGAGTGATAGCTATTTGCCAGTCAGGAGGTGAATTTGAGACGGATAAAGATGGTTTTCTATCTTATAAGGGTGGAGATGCTCATGCTATGGAAATTGATGATAAGATGAAGTATAAGGATTTCAAGACGGAGGTTGCAGAGATGTTTAATTCCAACCTTAATACAATGACTGTCAAATATTTTCTCCCAAGCAACAAGAAGACACTTATTACTATCTCCAATGATAAAGACCTTAAACGCATGATCAAGTTTCACGGCGATGCTGAGACTGCTGAGATTTTTGTAATGACTGAGGTCGTTGTTCCTGAAGCTTCGCACATGCCTGGCAGTAG GTCAAGCAGGACAACTTTGTCAGAAGCGGGAGTTCCAGTTGATGCCCCTCCAAATGTCATGGAGGAAGATGTTGCTGATGATTCAAACCAGGCTGGTCTTTTACTTGATGCCAACTTTGATATTGTAGGTGATACCAACCATGGTGATGTTGATATTGATATTCCAGCTGAAATTGCTGCTCCTATAAATGCTGTTGGTTCCTATAATGAAAAGCATGCTAAAGCCACTGAAATGTGGCAAAACAACATTACTGGTGTTGGCCAACGGTTCAACAGTGTACATGAATTTCGTGAGGCATTGCGCAAATATGCTATTGCACATCAGTTTGCTTTCAAGTACAAGAAGAATGACAGTCATCGTGTGACAGTAAAATGCAAGGAAGAGGGCTGTCCGTGGAGAATTCATGCATCAAGGTTGTCAACAACCCAATTGATATGCATTAAGAAAATGAATCCAACGCATACGTGTGAAGGTGCTACTCTAAAGAATGGGTATCAGGCAACAAGAAGTTGGGTTGCAAGTATCATAAAGGAGAAGTTGAAAGCTTTCCCTAACTATAAGCCAAAGGACATTGTGCAAGACATCAAACAGGATTATGGAATTCAATTAAATTACTTTCAGGCCTGGCGTGGGAAAGAGATTGCCAAGGAACAAATTCAAGGCTCATATAAAGAGGCATATAGACAGTTACCATACTTCTGTGAAAAGATAATGGAGACAAATCCTGGTAGTCTCGCTACTTTCACTACCAAAGAAAATTCGAGTTTTCATCGGCTTTTCATAGCATTCCATGCAtcattatatggctttgaacaTGGATGTCGTCCTTTGCTTTTCCTTGATAGCTTACTTTTGCGCTCAAAATACCAAGGTACGTTTCTGGCAGCAACAGCTGCTGATGGCAATGATGATGTTTTCCCTGTTGCTTTTGCTGTGGTAGATTCAGAATCTGATGATAATTGGCGTTGGTTTTTGCTACAACTTAAAACTGCACTTTCAAGATGTCGTGATATGACTGCTGGAGTTGACAGAGAGGCAATTGCCATCAACACGTTGTCAGCAAGTCGCAGTATGACAATTGTGGCAGATAGAGAGAAAGGATTAAGAGAATCAATAGCTGAAGTTTTTAAGGATGATGAGATCTACCATGCTTATTGTCTGCGATATCTTTCTGAGCAACTAATTAGAGATTTGAAGGGTCAGTTTTCTCATGAAGTTAAGCGTCTGATGGTTGAAGACTTGTTTGCAACAGCTTATGCAACGAGGCCAGAAGGCTTCCAAAGGTGCATTGAGAGTATTAAAAGTATTTCAGTTGAAGCCTATAACTGGATCATGCAAAGTGAGCCTGAGCACTGGGCTAATGCATTTTTTCCTGGTGCAAGATATAACCATATGACATCAAACTTCGGAGAGCTCTTTTACAGTTGGGTGTCAGATGCCAATGAATTGCCAATAACACAGATGGTTGATGCAATAAGGGGAAAGATAATGGAGTTGATTTACACCCGGCGGACTGAATCCAATCAATGGATCACACGGTTAACCCCGTCTATGGAggaaaaatttgaaaaggaaagcCTTAAAGTTCGCCCCCATCAAGTATTAACAGCTTCTGGGAGCACATATGAGGTGCGTGGAGAGTCCATTGAACTTGTTGACATTGCGAACTGCAATTGTACATGTAAGGGATGGCAACTTTCTGGATTGCCTTGCTGCCATGCCTTGACTGTCATTGGTTGCTTGGGCCGAGATCCATATGATTATTGTGCTAGATACTTCACCACCAATAGTTACAGATTAACATATTCAGAGTCCTTAAATCCTATTCCAAGTATAGAAAGGCCTGGGAGAAAGGATAGTTCTCAGGGTGCTGTAACTGTAACCCCTCCTCCAACTCGTCGCCCTCCTGGCAGACCTACCACTAAGAAAAATGCTTCACAGGAGTCTATGAAACGTCAGCTCCAATGTAGTAGATGCAAGGGTACTGGGCACAATAAGTCAACATGCAAAGAGTTTGCATTGGAGTTCTAG
- the LOC113727876 gene encoding uncharacterized protein isoform X2, with protein sequence MEEDVADDSNQAGLLLDANFDIVGDTNHGDVDIDIPAEIAAPINAVGSYNEKHAKATEMWQNNITGVGQRFNSVHEFREALRKYAIAHQFAFKYKKNDSHRVTVKCKEEGCPWRIHASRLSTTQLICIKKMNPTHTCEGATLKNGYQATRSWVASIIKEKLKAFPNYKPKDIVQDIKQDYGIQLNYFQAWRGKEIAKEQIQGSYKEAYRQLPYFCEKIMETNPGSLATFTTKENSSFHRLFIAFHASLYGFEHGCRPLLFLDSLLLRSKYQGTFLAATAADGNDDVFPVAFAVVDSESDDNWRWFLLQLKTALSRCRDMTAGVDREAIAINTLSASRSMTIVADREKGLRESIAEVFKDDEIYHAYCLRYLSEQLIRDLKGQFSHEVKRLMVEDLFATAYATRPEGFQRCIESIKSISVEAYNWIMQSEPEHWANAFFPGARYNHMTSNFGELFYSWVSDANELPITQMVDAIRGKIMELIYTRRTESNQWITRLTPSMEEKFEKESLKVRPHQVLTASGSTYEVRGESIELVDIANCNCTCKGWQLSGLPCCHALTVIGCLGRDPYDYCARYFTTNSYRLTYSESLNPIPSIERPGRKDSSQGAVTVTPPPTRRPPGRPTTKKNASQESMKRQLQCSRCKGTGHNKSTCKEFALEF encoded by the coding sequence ATGGAGGAAGATGTTGCTGATGATTCAAACCAGGCTGGTCTTTTACTTGATGCCAACTTTGATATTGTAGGTGATACCAACCATGGTGATGTTGATATTGATATTCCAGCTGAAATTGCTGCTCCTATAAATGCTGTTGGTTCCTATAATGAAAAGCATGCTAAAGCCACTGAAATGTGGCAAAACAACATTACTGGTGTTGGCCAACGGTTCAACAGTGTACATGAATTTCGTGAGGCATTGCGCAAATATGCTATTGCACATCAGTTTGCTTTCAAGTACAAGAAGAATGACAGTCATCGTGTGACAGTAAAATGCAAGGAAGAGGGCTGTCCGTGGAGAATTCATGCATCAAGGTTGTCAACAACCCAATTGATATGCATTAAGAAAATGAATCCAACGCATACGTGTGAAGGTGCTACTCTAAAGAATGGGTATCAGGCAACAAGAAGTTGGGTTGCAAGTATCATAAAGGAGAAGTTGAAAGCTTTCCCTAACTATAAGCCAAAGGACATTGTGCAAGACATCAAACAGGATTATGGAATTCAATTAAATTACTTTCAGGCCTGGCGTGGGAAAGAGATTGCCAAGGAACAAATTCAAGGCTCATATAAAGAGGCATATAGACAGTTACCATACTTCTGTGAAAAGATAATGGAGACAAATCCTGGTAGTCTCGCTACTTTCACTACCAAAGAAAATTCGAGTTTTCATCGGCTTTTCATAGCATTCCATGCAtcattatatggctttgaacaTGGATGTCGTCCTTTGCTTTTCCTTGATAGCTTACTTTTGCGCTCAAAATACCAAGGTACGTTTCTGGCAGCAACAGCTGCTGATGGCAATGATGATGTTTTCCCTGTTGCTTTTGCTGTGGTAGATTCAGAATCTGATGATAATTGGCGTTGGTTTTTGCTACAACTTAAAACTGCACTTTCAAGATGTCGTGATATGACTGCTGGAGTTGACAGAGAGGCAATTGCCATCAACACGTTGTCAGCAAGTCGCAGTATGACAATTGTGGCAGATAGAGAGAAAGGATTAAGAGAATCAATAGCTGAAGTTTTTAAGGATGATGAGATCTACCATGCTTATTGTCTGCGATATCTTTCTGAGCAACTAATTAGAGATTTGAAGGGTCAGTTTTCTCATGAAGTTAAGCGTCTGATGGTTGAAGACTTGTTTGCAACAGCTTATGCAACGAGGCCAGAAGGCTTCCAAAGGTGCATTGAGAGTATTAAAAGTATTTCAGTTGAAGCCTATAACTGGATCATGCAAAGTGAGCCTGAGCACTGGGCTAATGCATTTTTTCCTGGTGCAAGATATAACCATATGACATCAAACTTCGGAGAGCTCTTTTACAGTTGGGTGTCAGATGCCAATGAATTGCCAATAACACAGATGGTTGATGCAATAAGGGGAAAGATAATGGAGTTGATTTACACCCGGCGGACTGAATCCAATCAATGGATCACACGGTTAACCCCGTCTATGGAggaaaaatttgaaaaggaaagcCTTAAAGTTCGCCCCCATCAAGTATTAACAGCTTCTGGGAGCACATATGAGGTGCGTGGAGAGTCCATTGAACTTGTTGACATTGCGAACTGCAATTGTACATGTAAGGGATGGCAACTTTCTGGATTGCCTTGCTGCCATGCCTTGACTGTCATTGGTTGCTTGGGCCGAGATCCATATGATTATTGTGCTAGATACTTCACCACCAATAGTTACAGATTAACATATTCAGAGTCCTTAAATCCTATTCCAAGTATAGAAAGGCCTGGGAGAAAGGATAGTTCTCAGGGTGCTGTAACTGTAACCCCTCCTCCAACTCGTCGCCCTCCTGGCAGACCTACCACTAAGAAAAATGCTTCACAGGAGTCTATGAAACGTCAGCTCCAATGTAGTAGATGCAAGGGTACTGGGCACAATAAGTCAACATGCAAAGAGTTTGCATTGGAGTTCTAG